A window of Clostridium taeniosporum genomic DNA:
TAAAATTATGTGTTAATACAGAGAATAATTTAAAGTCAAGTGGAGTAGATAAGACTATGGAAATGGAATTGTTACTTGTAAATACTTTAACAGTAAAAAGATAATATATATAAAAATAAATAACCCACCAAATGGTGGGTTTATTAGATTACGCCATAGCGTTTAATTTCGCAGCTAATCTAGATTTCTTTCTTGCAGCCATGTTTTTGTGAACAACACCTTTTGAAGTAGCTACATCTAAAGATTTAGTTACTGCTACGAAAGCAGCTTTAGCTTCTTCAACATTGTTAACAGCTACAGCAGTTTCAAAATTTTTGATAACAGTTTTTAATGCTGATTTTATCATTCTATTTTTTAAAGTTTTAGTTTCAGTAACTTTAATTCTCTTTTTTGCTGATTTTATGTTTGCCATTCTTCATTCACCCCCTTAAATTTTTATAGGGCCCCTGCAGCTTTTGGGGAAATCTGCTTTTCTTTTAATTTCAACAAACCTTATTATAGCATTGAAAGTTATGTAATTCAAGTATTAAATTTAAACATATAGGAAAAATAATATTATTACATAAATAGAGATGGAGGTAATGAAATAATGGATGTTAGAACAGATTTAGCTATTGAATCAAGAGAAATGTATATAAAGAAACATAATAGAGAAATAGATGGAGTTGTTGCAGAAGAAGAAAGAGAAGGAGAAATAAAATTTACAACTGTAAAAGTAAAAAATGAAGAGGGAGCTAAAAAAATAGGGAAACCTATAGGAAATTATATAACAATAGATATTCCTGAATTTACAGTATATGATGGTGGAATAATGGATGATGTTTCTAAAGTTTTAGGAAAAATACTTAAGAGACTTATTAATTTGGAAAAAAAACAAACTGCATTAGTAGTTGGTCTTGGAAATTGGCAAGTAACACCAGATGCTTTGGGTCCTAAGGTTGCAGAGAAAATAATGGTTACTAGGCATTTAGAGGTTGTTATGCCAGAGGTGATGGATGATACAGTAAGATCAGTATGTGCTATAGCACCAGGAGTGTTGGGGATAACAGGGATTGAAACAGGAGAAATTATAAAGTCATTAGTAGATAAAGTCAAACCAGATATAGTAATTTGTATAGATGCATTAGCATCAAGACATATAGAAAGAGTTAATAGAACTATCCAGATATCAGATACAGGAATATCACCAGGTGCAGGTGTTGGAAATAACAGAAAGGAAATAAGTGAGAAAACTTTAGGAGTAAAAGTAATAGCAGTAGGTGTTCCTACCGTTGTTGATGCTGCAACAATAGCAAGTGATTCTATAGATCTAGTAATAGATGAATTAATAAGTAAGGTTTCATCTGGAAAAGAATTTTACAATATGCTAAAAGATATTGACAAATCAGAAAAGAAGCTTCTTATAAAAGAAGTTTTATCTGCTAATGTTGGCGAATTGATAGTAGCACCAAAAGAGGTGGATATGATTGTAGAAGCTTTATCTAAAATTATATCAAATGGAATAAATATGTCTCTTCAACCTGATATGGAAATGGAAGATATAAATAAATTTTTAAATTAAAAAAGTGGCTAAGCCACTTTTTTATTCTTTAAGAAATTATATTTTTTTAAATCTTTGGATAACCTAGATTATATTTTTGCGTAAAGATTAAGAAATAAAACTTAAATAATAAAAAGAAAATATATTTACCTGCCAGATTTTTCTTACATACGTTCGAAAAGGCTGATACGTAAAAAATCGCCAAGGCTACTGTGGAGCCGTCGATTTTTTATATTTTCTTAAAGTTAATAAATTTATAAATAAATATAATAATTATGTAAATTTAATAATATAAATATAAAAGAAGCAAGGGGGGATTAACTTGTATAAAATTACGCCAAGAAGAGAAAGTTTTAAACAACAGAATACAAGAATTAAGCTTCTTTCAGGAGTTAATGGTGGAATGATATTTTTAATTATTATAATACTAATATTTTTTTTTAGAGTTGGTAATATTTTAAAAAACTGTAATGAAAGAGGTGGGTATGCCTATGTTCAATTATTAAATTTAGGTATGCCATTAGTAAAAGAGCAAGTTTATAATGAAGAAAGTTATGCAGAAAATAATTTATCATTAGAAAATGTTGTTTTAAAAGCTGTTGGTTTGGATTGCTTAACTTATAAAAATATATTAAAAAGTGAAGTAGGATTTTTTTATAATATTGGAGATAAAGAAGAGTCTAAAGTAACTTTTAATCAATTTAGTGTAAATGAAGATAGTATATTAAAATTTTCTTCTAAGGAAAAATCTTTAAACAATAAAATTTATGATCCTTCTTTGAAGAAACAATTAAATGCATCAAAACCAGAGGTCTTAATTTATCATACTCATACAACAGAGGGGTATGCAGAAGCTCCTGGTGGTGCTCCTGATACTACTGATGAAAATGCTAATGTAGTTGGTGCAGGAGATGTGTTAGCAAAAGAATTAGAAGAGAATTATGGAATTTCGGTAATACATGATAAGACAAATCATAGTGTTTCATATAATGATAGTTATAAAAGGTCAAGTGAAACTGTAGATAAATATTTGAAAAAATATGGTGATTTTAAAATTATATTAGATTTGCATAGAGATTCTGTACCTAATAAAGATGCAATGACTACAAAAGTACAAGGAAATAATGCTGCTAAAATTATGTTTGTAAATGCTAAAAATAGTACAAGATATAAGAAAAATAAAGAGTTGACAGAAAGAGTATTTAATAAGACTAATGAATTATTTCCGGGATTAACACGAAAAATACTAACTTATACTAGAGGAAAAAATGCATTTAATCAAAGTAAAAGTGATGGAAGTATACTTTTTGAAATGGGTTCTAATGTAAATTCAATTGAAGAAGCAAAAGTTACAGCAAGATGCATGGCTAGAGTACTTGCTGAAATATTAAATAGATAAGAAGTTTTATATATAAAGACATTTAAGGCATATGAAAATAAATAACAAGTTAAATATGCGATGGATATTTTGTGAAACACAATAACTTGGGTTTTGTTAATAGTTGTGCTATTAGTAGGTTTTAAGGAAGAAGCAATTCACAAAATAAATTATTATACTGACTAGTTATTTATTTGAATATGCCTAAAGCAAAGTGAAAAATAATGAATAATATTAATGAAATAAGACCATTATTTAGATAAATATATCTAAAGGTGGTCTTTTGAAATGAGAGAAAAAAAACATTGGCTATTAAAAAAAGTATTACCATTAATATTTTTAATTCTAATTGTAATTGGTGGACTTATAAAAATAAATATAATTAATACAAAATCTTTATCTCCACTTGGAAATACAAATCAAAATTATAAATTAGTTAAGGAAGAGTTTGGAGAAGATTTTTCAAATTTTATAAAAGATAATTCGCAAGTTAAAATTTATAAAGAAGGTAACAAACAATTATTAATTAGAATAGGTAATAAAGATTTAATAATAAATGAAGAATCAATTTTCACTAAAAAGTTGAAGAAATTGTTCAATAAAATCAGCATTAATTTTACGGGATTAAAAGAAAATGCGTATAATTTTGTTCATAAATCTGAAGAATAATATTTAGATAAAAGGCTTTGAGAAAGTTTTATATAGAAATATCAAATACATGTATGATATAATTTAGGCACTTGAAAAAATAAAAGGCTTTATTTAAATACAATGGGGGTGACTAAACTATCTTATTAAGATAGTTATATATATGAGTGAAAGACAAAAATATATACGAAATTTTTCAATAGTAGCACATATCGATCATGGTAAGTCAACACTTGCAGATAGATTACTTGAAACAACTGGAACATTAACTAAGAGAGAAATGGAAGAGCAAATCTTAGATAATATGGAAATAGAAAGAGAAAGAGGTATAACGATAAAATCTCAAGCTGCAAGACTAGTTTATAGAAGAGAAAATGGAGAAGAATATATATTTAATCTTATTGATACTCCAGGACATGTAGATTTCACCTATGAAGTTTCTAGAAGTTTAGCAGCATGTGAAGGAGCATTATTAGTAGTTGATGCAACTCAAGGAATTCAAGCCCAAACTTTAGCAAATTGTTATTTGGCTTTAGATAATGATTTAGAAATTTCACCGGTTATAAACAAAATTGATTTACCTTCAGCAAGACCGGAAGAGGTAAAACAAGAAATTGAAGATGTGATAGGTATAGAGGCTGAAAGTGCACCTATGATTTCAGCAAAAACTGGATTAAATATAGAGCAGGTTTTAGAAAATATAGTTGAAACTTTACCACCACCAGCTGGTGATGAAGAAGCACCATTAAAAGCGTTAATATTTGATTCTTATTATGATAGCTATAAAGGTGTTGTATGTATTGTAAGAATACTAGATGGTAAAGTAAAAATAGGTGATAAGATAAAACTTATGGCAACTAATAAGGTTTATGATGTAACAGAAGTAGGAGTATTTATTCCAAGCTCTCTTCCGGTATCAGAGTTAAGTGCTGGAGATGTTGGATATATAACAGCATCAATAAAAAATGTTAGAGATGCAAGAGTTGGAGATACTATAACAGAAGCTAATAGACCAACAGAAAAGGCGTTACTAGGATATAAACCAGCAATACCTATGGTTTATTCAGGAATATATCCAGTAGATGGAGCTAAGTATGATGAATTAAAAGAAGCATTAGAAAAATTACAAATAAATGATGCAGCTTTAAATTTTGAACCAGAAACATCAATTGCTTTAGGCTTTGGTTTTAGATGTGGATTCTTAGGATTATTACATATGGAAATAATTCAAGAAAGAATTGAAAGAGAATTTAATCTAGATATAATTACAACAGCACCATCTGTTATATATAAGGTTACTAAGACAAATGGAGAAGTGTTAGATATTACAAATCCAACTAATTTACCTCCTATGACAGAAATAGATTATATGGAAGAACCTGTAGTAAAAGCATCTATAATTACACCAACTGATTATGTTGGAGCTGTTATGGAATTATATCAAGAACGTAGAGGAATTTATATAGACTTGCAATATATAGAAGAAACTAGAGCTGTTATAATTTACGATATGCCACTAAATGAAATAGTTTATGATTTCTTTGATACATTAAAATCTAGAACTAGAGGATATGCATCATTAGATTACGAATTTAAGGGGTATAAGACAACTAAATTAGTTAAGCTTGATATTTTATTAAATAGTGATGTAGTAGATGCTTTATCAATGATAGTACCAGATGAGAGAGCTTACAGTAAAGGAAGAGCTATAGCTGAAAAATTAAAAGAAATAATTCCAAGACAAATGTTTGAAATTCCAATTCAAGCTGCAGTTGGTTCAAAGATTATAGCAAGAGAAACTGTAAAAGCTATGAGAAAAGATGTATTAGCTAAATGTTATGGTGGCGATATTTCAAGAAAGAAGAAATTACTTGAAAAACAAAAAGAAGGTAAAAAGAGAATGAGACAGGTTGGATCTGTTGAAGTGCCACAAGAAGCGTTTATGGCCGTATTAAAAGTTGATTAGATATATGAAAATAAATACCAAGTAGAAGATGTGACGTATATTTTATGAAATACAATGACTTGGGTATTGCTAATAGTTGTGCTATTAGTAGGTTCTAAGAAGGAAGTTGTTGACAAAATAAACGGGCATACTGACTAGTTATTTATTTGAATGTGTGTTAGAAAATTTTAAATTTACACATAAAAAAGGCTGACAAATGTGTCAGCTTTTTTTTGTATAAAGGCTATATTTTAAATAATTATTAAAATATAGCCAACTTAAAATATTAAAAAGTATTAATTAGGAGGAGAAAAGATGAAAGAACTATTTTTAAAAGAAATGTCTTTATATATACATATTCCATTTTGTAAGCAAAAATGCTTATATTGTGATTTTCCTTCATATTCAGGAAAAGAAAAATTTATTAGTAAATATATAGATGCTCTTAATGAAGAGATTAAATCTAAAGTTAATCACTATAAAATTAAAAGTATATTTATTGGTGGGGGTACCCCTTCATATTTAAATGAAAAAGAATTAAAAAAACTTTTAAAGTGTATAAATACTTTAAACTTAGAGAAAGATTTAGAATTTACTATAGAATGTAATCCAGGAAGTTTAACTGAAGAAAAATTGGAAATAATGAAAAAATATAATGTAAATAGATTAAGTATGGGACTTCAATCTACTAAACAATCTATATTAAAGGAAATTGGAAGAATACATACTTTTGAAGAATTTGAAAATAACTATTTATTAGCAAGAAAAATAGGATTTAAAAATATAAATATAGATTTAATGTTTGGACTTCCAAATCAAAGCTTAGAAGATTGGAAAAACGCATTAAATAAAATAGTGGAACTTAATCCAGAACATATATCTGCATATAGCTTAATAATAGAAGAAGGCACATGCTTTTACAATTTATATAATCAGAATAAGTTAAATTTACCATCTGAAGATGAAGAAAGAGAGATGTATTTATTAGCTAGGAAGATATTAAAAGAAAATGGATATTATCAATATGAAATTTCTAATTTTTCAAAGGAAGGAAAGGAGTGTTATCATAATAAAGTATATTGGACATTAAAAGAATATTTAGGTCTTGGTGTCTCATCTAGTTCTTATATTAATGGAAAAAGAATAAAAAATATAGATAATATAGAGAATTATATTGAAAATATAGATAATAATAAAAGTGTGAATGAAGAAATTTATATAAATAATATTAATGATAACATGGAAGAATTTATGTTTATGGGGCTTAGAATGATTAAAGGAATAGAAGAAGAAGAATTTAAAGCTAGATTTAAAAAAGATATAGATGAAGTATATGGCTTAATTATTGTTAAAAATATCAAAAGAGAATTATTAGTACGCAATGAGGGTAGAATATATCTAACACCCCATGGAATAGAACTATCTAATAGTGTTATGAGTGATTTTATAATATAAATTTAATAGTAAATCAAAGTAAAAAAGAGAAAATTAGAGAAAAAACGAAAAAGAATTAAATAAAAGAAGTGAAAATGTATATATCAAATATAAATGCAATTGACAAAAAGCATGATAAATACTATATTAAAAACATAGTCATTAGCACTCGTAGATAGTGAGTGCTAACAAAAGAGGTGAGATTATGACTATTGATGATAGAAAAATAAAAATACTTCAAGCTATTATCAATGATTATATTCATACTGGAGATCCAGTTGGCTCTAGAACTATTGCTAAGAAGTATAATCTAGGGGTTGGATCTGCAACTATTAGAAATGAGATGGCAGATCTTGAAGATATGGGTTATTTAGAGCAACCTCATGCTTCATCAGGTAGAATTCCATCAAGTAAGGGGTATAGATTATATGTTGATAAACTAATGGAAAATCAATTATTAACCCCAGAAGAAGACTTAAGAATAAAACAATATATTATAGATTCAGCAATGTTAGAAGTAGATAAAATAGTTAGACAAACAAGTTCATTATTATCAGAACTTACTAATTTAACCTGTGTAGTTCAAGCTCCATCAGTTAAAAAAAGTTTTATAAAATCACTTCAATTAATGAAAGTTGATAACACTACATTAGTGTCAGTAATAATAACAGATACAGGAGTAATAAAAAATCATATAATAAGGGTTAAGTGTGCTCCAACAATAGAAGAGTTAAATAAGATAAATACAGTTATTAATAGAAGACTTGTAAATCTTTGTATAGATCAGATAAATTTACAAGTGATTAATAAGTTAAAGGAAGATTTAAAAGGGTATGATGACTTATTTAATGCTCTTTTAACTCCGTTATATGAAACATTGAAAAATGCAGCAGATTCACCTGACTTAATTATGGAAGGTGCTACAAATATATTCAATTATCCAGAGTATAATGACATTGAAAAAGCTAAGGCAATGTTGTCTCTTCTTAATGACAAAGATTCATTAAGGGATTTACTTAAAACTAATGCAGATATAACTATTAGAATAGGTGAAGAAAATTATCAGCCTCAAGCTAAAGAGTGTAGTATAATAGCTGCAGAATATTCTTTAGGAAATAGACCTATTGGAACTATTGGACTAATAGGACCTAGAAGAATAGATTATTCTAGAGTTATAGCTATAATGGCTGAAATTGTGAAAGAGTTAAATAATATATTAAATAATCAACGTAATTAATTTTACAATCAATAAAGAGAAGAGGTGTAATTTCAGAAATGGAATATAACGATGAAAATTTAAAGAATGAAGAAGTTGTTGAAGATGTTATTGAAGAAGAAAAAAAAGAAGATAATATTGAAAATAATGAGAACGAAAAAGAAAATTTAGATAATGAAACTTCTGAAGAACCTTTAAATGAAGAAGAGGATGAACTTAGCATGGCAAAAAAATATAAAGAAGAAAATGAAAAGTTAAAGCAGGAAATACAATCTTTAAATGACAAATTATTAAGAGTTACTGCTGAGTATGATAATTATAGAAAAAGAACAACTAAAGAAAAACAAGGAATATACTCAGATGCATGTGTAGATGTAATTAAGGAAATAGTTCCTGTTCTAGACAATCTTGAAAGAGCTGTAACGGCAGAAGGAAGTCTTGAAGATCTTAAAAAAGGTGTAGAAATGACTATGAAATCTTGCCAAAGTTCTTTTGAAAAATTAGGTATTGAAGAAATAGATGCATCAGCAGAATTTGATCCTAATTTTCATCAAGCAGTAATGCATATAGAAGATGAAAATTTTGAAAAAAATCAAATAGCAGAAGTATTCTTAAAAGGATATAAGAAAGATGACAAAATAATTAGATATACAGTCGTTAAAGTAGCTAATTAATTAACTTGCCTATAAAAAAGAGGCTAATATTCAAATAAATATACAATAAATTAAACCGAATGTAGGAGGAATATATTATGGGAAAAATAATAGGAATTGATTTAGGTACAACTAATTCATGTATTGCAGTTATGGAAGGTGGAGAACCTGTTGTTATAACAAATTCAGAAGGAGCAAGAACTACTCCATCAGTAGTATCTTTCCAAGCAGATGGTGAAAGATTAGTAGGTCAAGTAGCTAAAAGACAAGCGATAACAAATCCAGATAAAACTATTATCTCTATAAAGAGACATATGGGAACTTCTTATAAAGTAAATATAGATGGTAAAAATTATTCACCACAAGAAATTTCAGCTATGATACTTCAAAAAATAAAAGCTGATGCTGAAGCTTACTTAGGTGAAAGTGTAACACAAGCGGTTATTACTGTTCCAGCTTATTTCAATGATAGTGAAAGACAAGCGACAAAAGATGCAGGGAAAATTGCTGGTTTAGAAGTGTTAAGAATAATTAACGAACCAACAGCTGCAGCCTTAGCTTATGGATTAGATAAAATGGATTCAAATCATAAAATCTTAGTTTATGATTTAGGTGGTGGTACTTTTGATGTATCTATCTTAGAATTAGGAGATGGAGTTTTTGAAGTATTATCTACTAATGGAGATACAAAACTTGGTGGAGATGATTTTGACGAAAAAATCATGGATTATATAGCAGATACATTTAAAGCTGAAAATGGTGTTGATTTAAGACAAGATAAAATGGCTCTTCAAAGATTAAAAGAAGCAGCAGAAAAAGCTAAAATTGAATTATCATCTTCAATGCAAACAAATATTAACTTACCATTTATAACAGCTGATGCAACAGGTCCAAAACATATAGACCTAAATTTAACAAGAGCTAAATTCAATGAAATAACTCATGACTTAGTTCAAAGAAGTATAGAACCTATGAAAAAAGCATTAAGTGATGCTAGTATTTCTATAAATGAAATAGAAAAAATAATATTAGTTGGTGGATCAACAAGAATACCAGCAGTTGTAGAAGCAGTTAAAAACTTTACTGGAAAAGAACCATCAAAGGGAGTTAACCCAGATGAATGTGTAGCAGTGGGAGCAGCTGTTCAAGCAGGAGTATTAACAGGAGAAGTTAAAGATGTATTATTATTAGATGTTACACCATTAACTTTAGGAATAGAAACAGCTGGCGGAATTGCAACTCCATTAATAGAAAGAAATACAACTATTCCAACTAAGAAGAGTCAAATCTTCTCAACTGCAGCTGACGGTCAAACATCAGTTGAAATAAATGTTGTTCAAGGTGAAAGACAAATGGCTATGGATAACAAATCATTAGGAAGATTTACTTTATCAGGAATAGCTCCAGCACCAAGAGGAATTCCTCAAATTGAAGTTACTTTTGATATTGATGCTAATGGTATTGTTAAAGTATCAGCATTAGATAAAGGAACTGGAAAAGAAGCTAATATAACT
This region includes:
- the lepA gene encoding translation elongation factor 4; translated protein: MSERQKYIRNFSIVAHIDHGKSTLADRLLETTGTLTKREMEEQILDNMEIERERGITIKSQAARLVYRRENGEEYIFNLIDTPGHVDFTYEVSRSLAACEGALLVVDATQGIQAQTLANCYLALDNDLEISPVINKIDLPSARPEEVKQEIEDVIGIEAESAPMISAKTGLNIEQVLENIVETLPPPAGDEEAPLKALIFDSYYDSYKGVVCIVRILDGKVKIGDKIKLMATNKVYDVTEVGVFIPSSLPVSELSAGDVGYITASIKNVRDARVGDTITEANRPTEKALLGYKPAIPMVYSGIYPVDGAKYDELKEALEKLQINDAALNFEPETSIALGFGFRCGFLGLLHMEIIQERIEREFNLDIITTAPSVIYKVTKTNGEVLDITNPTNLPPMTEIDYMEEPVVKASIITPTDYVGAVMELYQERRGIYIDLQYIEETRAVIIYDMPLNEIVYDFFDTLKSRTRGYASLDYEFKGYKTTKLVKLDILLNSDVVDALSMIVPDERAYSKGRAIAEKLKEIIPRQMFEIPIQAAVGSKIIARETVKAMRKDVLAKCYGGDISRKKKLLEKQKEGKKRMRQVGSVEVPQEAFMAVLKVD
- a CDS encoding stage II sporulation protein P gives rise to the protein MYKITPRRESFKQQNTRIKLLSGVNGGMIFLIIIILIFFFRVGNILKNCNERGGYAYVQLLNLGMPLVKEQVYNEESYAENNLSLENVVLKAVGLDCLTYKNILKSEVGFFYNIGDKEESKVTFNQFSVNEDSILKFSSKEKSLNNKIYDPSLKKQLNASKPEVLIYHTHTTEGYAEAPGGAPDTTDENANVVGAGDVLAKELEENYGISVIHDKTNHSVSYNDSYKRSSETVDKYLKKYGDFKIILDLHRDSVPNKDAMTTKVQGNNAAKIMFVNAKNSTRYKKNKELTERVFNKTNELFPGLTRKILTYTRGKNAFNQSKSDGSILFEMGSNVNSIEEAKVTARCMARVLAEILNR
- the hemW gene encoding radical SAM family heme chaperone HemW, which gives rise to MKELFLKEMSLYIHIPFCKQKCLYCDFPSYSGKEKFISKYIDALNEEIKSKVNHYKIKSIFIGGGTPSYLNEKELKKLLKCINTLNLEKDLEFTIECNPGSLTEEKLEIMKKYNVNRLSMGLQSTKQSILKEIGRIHTFEEFENNYLLARKIGFKNINIDLMFGLPNQSLEDWKNALNKIVELNPEHISAYSLIIEEGTCFYNLYNQNKLNLPSEDEEREMYLLARKILKENGYYQYEISNFSKEGKECYHNKVYWTLKEYLGLGVSSSSYINGKRIKNIDNIENYIENIDNNKSVNEEIYINNINDNMEEFMFMGLRMIKGIEEEEFKARFKKDIDEVYGLIIVKNIKRELLVRNEGRIYLTPHGIELSNSVMSDFII
- the gpr gene encoding GPR endopeptidase; amino-acid sequence: MMDVRTDLAIESREMYIKKHNREIDGVVAEEEREGEIKFTTVKVKNEEGAKKIGKPIGNYITIDIPEFTVYDGGIMDDVSKVLGKILKRLINLEKKQTALVVGLGNWQVTPDALGPKVAEKIMVTRHLEVVMPEVMDDTVRSVCAIAPGVLGITGIETGEIIKSLVDKVKPDIVICIDALASRHIERVNRTIQISDTGISPGAGVGNNRKEISEKTLGVKVIAVGVPTVVDAATIASDSIDLVIDELISKVSSGKEFYNMLKDIDKSEKKLLIKEVLSANVGELIVAPKEVDMIVEALSKIISNGINMSLQPDMEMEDINKFLN
- the grpE gene encoding nucleotide exchange factor GrpE, with amino-acid sequence MEYNDENLKNEEVVEDVIEEEKKEDNIENNENEKENLDNETSEEPLNEEEDELSMAKKYKEENEKLKQEIQSLNDKLLRVTAEYDNYRKRTTKEKQGIYSDACVDVIKEIVPVLDNLERAVTAEGSLEDLKKGVEMTMKSCQSSFEKLGIEEIDASAEFDPNFHQAVMHIEDENFEKNQIAEVFLKGYKKDDKIIRYTVVKVAN
- the dnaK gene encoding molecular chaperone DnaK, whose protein sequence is MGKIIGIDLGTTNSCIAVMEGGEPVVITNSEGARTTPSVVSFQADGERLVGQVAKRQAITNPDKTIISIKRHMGTSYKVNIDGKNYSPQEISAMILQKIKADAEAYLGESVTQAVITVPAYFNDSERQATKDAGKIAGLEVLRIINEPTAAALAYGLDKMDSNHKILVYDLGGGTFDVSILELGDGVFEVLSTNGDTKLGGDDFDEKIMDYIADTFKAENGVDLRQDKMALQRLKEAAEKAKIELSSSMQTNINLPFITADATGPKHIDLNLTRAKFNEITHDLVQRSIEPMKKALSDASISINEIEKIILVGGSTRIPAVVEAVKNFTGKEPSKGVNPDECVAVGAAVQAGVLTGEVKDVLLLDVTPLTLGIETAGGIATPLIERNTTIPTKKSQIFSTAADGQTSVEINVVQGERQMAMDNKSLGRFTLSGIAPAPRGIPQIEVTFDIDANGIVKVSALDKGTGKEANITITASTNLNDDEIDKAVKEAEKFAEEDKKRKEKVETLNNADQLIYQSEKTLNELGDKVSAEDKAKVTEKIEALKAIKDGEDLEAIKKATEELTQEFYAVSSKVYAATGGDPSQAGGFDPNAAGGAQQEQQAPHDDNVVDADFKVDEDK
- the rpsT gene encoding 30S ribosomal protein S20; amino-acid sequence: MANIKSAKKRIKVTETKTLKNRMIKSALKTVIKNFETAVAVNNVEEAKAAFVAVTKSLDVATSKGVVHKNMAARKKSRLAAKLNAMA
- the hrcA gene encoding heat-inducible transcriptional repressor HrcA; translation: MTIDDRKIKILQAIINDYIHTGDPVGSRTIAKKYNLGVGSATIRNEMADLEDMGYLEQPHASSGRIPSSKGYRLYVDKLMENQLLTPEEDLRIKQYIIDSAMLEVDKIVRQTSSLLSELTNLTCVVQAPSVKKSFIKSLQLMKVDNTTLVSVIITDTGVIKNHIIRVKCAPTIEELNKINTVINRRLVNLCIDQINLQVINKLKEDLKGYDDLFNALLTPLYETLKNAADSPDLIMEGATNIFNYPEYNDIEKAKAMLSLLNDKDSLRDLLKTNADITIRIGEENYQPQAKECSIIAAEYSLGNRPIGTIGLIGPRRIDYSRVIAIMAEIVKELNNILNNQRN